A portion of the Citrobacter rodentium NBRC 105723 = DSM 16636 genome contains these proteins:
- a CDS encoding DUF1289 domain-containing protein, translating into MAEQLEFFPVQSPCRGICQSDERGYCRGCFRSREERFNWQKMSDGEKQEVLRLCRQRLLRKLRANKPAGPEEPQQPSLF; encoded by the coding sequence GTGGCAGAACAATTAGAATTTTTCCCCGTCCAGAGTCCGTGCCGCGGGATCTGTCAGAGCGATGAGCGGGGCTATTGCCGCGGCTGTTTTCGCAGCCGCGAAGAACGCTTCAACTGGCAAAAGATGAGCGACGGCGAGAAACAAGAGGTGTTGCGGCTATGCCGTCAGCGCCTGCTGCGTAAATTACGCGCAAACAAACCTGCCGGGCCGGAAGAACCTCAACAGCCTTCACTCTTTTAA